In a single window of the Caloenas nicobarica isolate bCalNic1 chromosome 8, bCalNic1.hap1, whole genome shotgun sequence genome:
- the GMNC gene encoding geminin coiled-coil domain-containing protein 1, translating to MTSRGALASSNGRARRSRASQAAPRWPLSRAGRGRGRAARRGCRGWAGNSATFLAFLCPEPLCCAGLRRGRHCPEPSGGGGAVRGHPGRGGASTRSTGRPCPEPDFSGGPGCAYPWAGVSKETWAALCSAEPPPQPGPGRREPRPPGQVCSPQLGAQDAAWRGDQLSSQLYRNKQLQDTLLQKEEELARLQEENNNLRQYLNSALIKCLEEKAKKLLSCHGQKTCAILKSTKRRLKEDHCFVPQETLHASKARRNLFNEFTACEEQASPAVDSWVLQTLGLKDVDTIDETSANYSALSSDLGKDTYCLNPGEAIDYGHSEGAAVYSCTHMPPANSSTHPCTYGLPYLTGDLSPNKTEVAFTTSLSPHRNVRTHTFHQGQAFVRRDDDGGWRFTWVPKQAE from the exons ATGACGTCGCGGGGGGCGCTCGCCTCCTCCAATGGCCGGGCCCGGCGCTCCCGCGCCTCGCAGGCAGCTCCAAGATGGCCGCTGTCCCGGGCGGGCCGAGGCCGAGGCCGCGCTGCCCGGAGGGGCTGCCGAGGCTGGGCGG GAAACTCAGCCACGTTCCTGGCGTTCCTCTGCCCGGAGCCCCTCTGCTGCGCGGGACTGCGGCGGGGGCGGCACTGCCCGGAGCCCAgcggaggcggcggggcggtgcggggccacccggggcgggggggagcgaGCACTCGG AGCACCGGCCGGCCGTGCCCGGAGCCGGACTTCTCCGGGGGCCCGGGCTGCGCTTACCCCTGGGCCGGTGTTTCCAAGGAGACTtgggctgccctgtgctccgcggagccgccgccgcagcccgggccgggccggcgggagCCTCGGCCGCCGG ggCAGGTCTGCAGCCCGCAGCTCGGTGCCCAGGACGCGGCGTGGCGGGGAGATCAGCTGTCTTCCCAGCTCTACAGAAACAAGCAG CTTCAAGATACCTTGCTTCAGAAGGAAGAGGAACTTGCTAGgttacaagaagaaaataataaccTCCGACAATACCTGAATTCAGCCCTGATTAAGTGTTTAGAAGAAAAAGCCAAG aaactgTTGTCCTGCCACGGCCAAAAAACCTGTGCTATTCTCAAAAGCACCAAGAGGAGATTAAAAGAGGACCACTGCTTTGTTCCTCAAGAAACTCTTCATGCTTCCAAAGCTAGAAGGAACCTCTTTAACGAATTCACTGCCTGTGAAGAGCAAGCCAGCCCTGCCGTGGACAGCTGGGTCTTGCAGACTTTAGGATTAAAAGATGTTGACACCATTGATGAAACTTCAGCTAACTACAGTGCCCTGTCCTCAGACCTTGGAAAAGACACATACTGTCTGAACCCTGGTGAAGCAATAGACTATGGCCACAgtgaaggagcagcagtgtATAGCTGCACCCACATGCCTCCAGCTAACAGCAGCACCCATCCATGCA CTTATGGCTTGCCTTATTTGACTGGTGATTTGTCACCCAACAAAACAGAAGTGGCTTTCACAACGTCTTTAAGTCCTCACCGCAACGTGAGAACACACACCTTCCACCAAGGACAAGCCTTCGTGCGCAGGGATGATGACGGAGGATGGAGATTCACCTGGGTGCCCAAGCAGGCTGAATGA